A DNA window from Streptococcus parapneumoniae contains the following coding sequences:
- a CDS encoding metal ABC transporter ATP-binding protein: MIRIENLSVSYKETLALKDISLVLHGPTITGIIGPNGAGKSTLLKGMLGIIPHQGQAFLDDKEVKKSLHRIAYVEQKINIDYNFPIKVKECVSLGLFPSIPLFRSLKAKHWKKVQEALEIVGLADYAERQISQLSGGQFQRVLIARCLVQEADCILLDEPFVGIDSVSEEIIMNTLRDLKKAGKTVLIVHHDLSKVPHYFDQVLLVNREVIAFGPTKETFTETNLKEAYGNQLFFNGGDL; encoded by the coding sequence ATGATACGTATCGAAAACCTCAGTGTCTCCTACAAAGAAACGTTGGCACTTAAGGATATTTCACTAGTGCTCCATGGACCAACAATTACCGGCATCATTGGTCCAAACGGCGCTGGGAAATCAACACTATTAAAAGGTATGCTGGGAATTATCCCACATCAAGGTCAGGCATTTCTCGATGACAAGGAAGTTAAAAAATCCTTACACCGAATTGCCTATGTCGAACAAAAAATCAATATCGACTACAACTTTCCCATCAAGGTCAAGGAATGCGTCTCGTTAGGACTCTTTCCCTCTATCCCTCTCTTTCGAAGTTTAAAGGCTAAACATTGGAAGAAAGTGCAAGAGGCCCTTGAAATCGTCGGCCTAGCTGACTACGCTGAACGGCAAATCAGTCAACTATCTGGAGGTCAATTCCAGCGGGTCTTGATTGCCAGATGTTTGGTGCAGGAAGCCGACTGTATCCTCTTGGATGAACCCTTTGTTGGGATTGATTCTGTCAGTGAGGAAATCATCATGAATACGCTGAGAGATTTGAAAAAAGCTGGAAAGACGGTTCTCATCGTCCACCACGACCTCAGCAAGGTTCCCCACTACTTCGATCAAGTCTTGCTTGTCAATCGAGAAGTGATTGCCTTTGGTCCAACCAAAGAAACCTTTACCGAAACCAATCTCAAAGAAGCTTACGGTAATCAACTCTTTTTCAATGGAGGTGACCTATGA